DNA sequence from the Vibrio ishigakensis genome:
TTAAATAAAAAAATAACACATAGCTCAGATTCACCATGTATTAACGCTCGTTTGTGAGAGGTGAAAATAAAAAAACCGCCAAATTGACGGTTTGAGTTTAGATTAGAAATGCCACTGCAAATAAAGGGAGTTGTAATCACTGCCACCCTTTATTCGTCCAAACGCGGATGACGTGGTGAAAATTCCTGACCTATGGTGCAAGCTGTAGCCAACCCATAAGTTATCTAACTTTGCGTTACTAAAGATATCCCCCACATTGACATCCAGACTAAAGTCCAAATAGTTCATTAGTTTGCTCGGTTGGTAGCCCTTTTCTTCCATATTCTTGGCTTCAATATGGCTTATCTTAGTGCTGTAAGAGATACCTTCAGCAAAACCTAGCCTAGTTCTCACCGACCAATCAAAGGTGTAATAAGCCTTAATCGCGAGAACGTACTCATCAAATGAACCCTGAACGTCCGAGCTATGGTGATACACATAACCAGGTGTTAAATAAAAGTCCAAAGGCCAGCCGAACACACTGCCCGCCAATGGGTGGCCATAAAATACAGAAGTGAGCTGATTTCTATCCGGATCTGTATCGTTTTTCAGCCTAATGATCTCAGTCGGTCCTGACTGAGTTGCTACACCACTAGCCAAGCGGAAATAAGAGCCGTCTGGCAATTGCGGTGAGCTATTTGCTGGCGAACTGCCGAACATGGCAAAGCCAAGATAGCCTTCAAATTGTGCATGGGAATCAATTACTTGGCTGGAATAGGTATCGTGATCAAATACAGTTGCACCTAGATGCCCCACCGCATACAGGTTGCGATAGATTTGTGTGCGCCCTTTCACACCAAACTGTGTATCTATGGCGGAACCAATATCCTCCATCTGCAAGCCGTAATATGTATCATTAAAACGTGCAGATTTAGCCCTTAGCGTAGCGTAGAGAGAGACATCCCATCCCTCACCATCAATGCGATAATCGGTTGTTAGATTGGAATAGATTCTGCCGTCATTGTCACTCATTAGATCTAGGCTGATATCCAGCTTTGGAGAATAATGCCAAGTAACTCTACCACCCACATCGATTTGGCTGCCCTGAATGGTATTTTGAGCATATCTTGGAATATCAAAGAAACGCAACCCTGCAGCAAAGCCAAGGCTAAAGGTGTCGCTTTGATAGAAGTGGATACCGCCTGAAGCGCCCTCTAGATAGACATTATCACCTTGATAAAACAGTAAAGGCACAACATCATTGACTGTGTTTCCGTTGGTTTTAAACGGCATAGAGGCACTCCTGATACCTATACCCACCCCCCAGTTCTCTTCTTGAATCGGCTCATTTGCCAATACAGCAAACGGCATGCACAAGGAAACTAAATATTTGCACTTCATCTTTGACTCTTATATTTATATGAGTGCAAAGGCGCACTCTACTGTTCATTTCTCCTTTATTTAATTCCCCAATCTAAATTGGTTACACCGCTTCCCTTCAAGGCAAATTGTATTTATTCAAAAGCCTTGATTACATGTTTAACAGCTATTCAATTCTGGAAATTCAGTGAAGTTATAGGCATAAAAAAGCCCAGTCTAAACTGGGCTCAATAATTAACTTGAAGGGCGTTTACGCCGTTTTTGGTTTCACTCTAAAGAACAGAGCGTAGTTTAGCGGTATCACAATCAGCGTTAGCGCTGTGGCAAACAGCAGACCAAACATTATGGTCACCGCCATACTCTTGAAGAACGGGTCTACAAGCAGCGGTGCCACACCTAAGATGGTAGTAGTTGCACCCAGAATTACCGGACGTGCCCTGCTCATCGCAGCTTCAATAATTGCATCATAGGCATGCTTACCATCTTTTATCTCATTCTCTGCTTGATCTACCAATACGATAGCGTTTTTGACCATCATACCCACCAAGCTCAAGAAACCTAGGGTTGCCATAAACTCAAACGGAGTCTGGAATACCACAAGGCCAACCGCGACGCCCAGTACCGCTAGCGGTACGGTACACCAGATAACTAGCGCCTGACGAATGCCGTTAAACATAAACACTACCGCCAGAACCATGGCTGCAAAACCATAAGGTGCAGAGATCTTTAGACCTTCGTCTGCTTCTTTCGCCTCTTTGTATTCACCATGCCACTCAAGCGTGTAGCCCACAGGCAACGGCATTTCTTCGATTCTCTCTTTCACCGCTTCAAGTGCTTCAGCAGTTAAGATGCCGGAGCGCGGATCCGCCTGCGCCATAATAGTCGGTACGCGGTTGATACGACGTAGCATAGAATCTTGCCAATCTAGCTCTACACGCTCTACAAATTGAGCCAGTTGTAGATACCCACCAGCAGTTGCACTAAACACCCTAGTGTTCTCAATGCTTCGGTCATGAGTACGCTCATTTTCAGGAGCACGCACCACGATTGGAATCAGGTCGTTACCTTCGCGATAAACACCGACGTTCTTACCTACCAGAGATTGCTCTAGTGCTTGGTTAAGCTCTTGGGTTGTTAGACCAAATTGCTGCGCTCTTTCTGAGGCATACACAGGGCGTACTACAGGTACTTGCTGTCTCCAGTCATCTTGGATCGCCATCAGCTCAGACGTCTCATTCATGATCTGCTTTGCCTGTTCAGAAAGCTGACGCAATACAGTGCTATCAGGACCACTGAACGCGGCTTCTATCTTCTTACCGCCACCTGGGCCAAGCATGAATTTCCATACGTTGATTGAAGCCTGCTCGTAACGTTCGCTCAGTTCAAACTGCAGTTCAGTAATAATAGGCTCAATAACATCAAAGTTATCGACATCCACCAGCATCTGACCATAACTGGTGTTCTGTGCCTCAGGAGAATAAGTCAGCATAAAACGCAGACCACCTGAACCGATGAAGCTGGTTGTGTTAGTTACCCCCTGTTTTGCTTGAACGTCTTGCTCGATTTCAAGAAGCACTTTTTCCGTTGTGCGAATGTCAGTACCCTGAGGCATGAATACATCGATAACGAACTGCTCTCTTTGTGACTCTGGCATGAAGCCTGGAGGGACGTGACCAAACATAGTCACACCCATGAAGAACAGACCAATGACTACACCAAGGCTTTTCTTCTGGTTATGTAAAACCCATTCCAGAGTCGCTTTATAGCGAATCGACACTTTACTTGGCGCCTTCTCTTTCTGATCTTTCTTGACCTTCAGGAAGTCATGGCACAGTAGCGGAGTGACCGTAATCGCCAGCACCCAACTCAGGAACATAGAGTAAAGGATTACCCAAAACAATGAGCCCGCATATTCACCCATGTTAGATGGCGATAAGCCGATTGCACTAAATGCACAGATACCAACAATAGTACCGCCCAAAAGGGGCCATTTAGTCTCATTTACAATGTCATTGACTACCGTTTGCTTATCGGCGTCTGGATTCTTTTGCAGCCTGGTTAACACACCGTCAGTTACTACGATTGCGTTATCTACCAACATACCTAGAGCAATGATCAGCGCACCTAGCGAGATACGTTGCATCGCGATGTCATCGATGAGCATCACAATCAAGGTACCCGCAACGGTCAGCACCAATACAAAACCAATTACGATGCCGGTTCTAAGTCCCATAAACAGCAATAGAACCACGAATACAATTACAACCGCAGCAATCAAATTGTTGATGAAGTCTGAAACAGAGTCGCGAACCGAGTCAGACTGGATTGAGATCTCATGAAGCTCAATTCCGATAGGTCTTTGGCTCTCAAGCTCAGCGATGCGCGCTTTAACCGCATCACCCATCTCAACCACGTTACCACCGGCAACGTTTGAGATACCCAGACCTACAGCACGCATACCGTTATAACGCATCAATACATTTGCTGGCTCTTCAAAACCGCGGGTAACATTTGCAATATCTTGCAAGCGAACCACAGTGTTGTTGTCACCAAGAGCAATCTGTAGCGCCTTTAGCTGTTCAAAAGAGCTAATGTTGGCTGCAGGCATCACCGATACACGCATACCATCGGTATCCAGAGCACCAGCTACGGTAACCACGTTTTGCTTCTCTAGTACATCTTCAACTTGCTGAGCCGACATACCGAACTGCGCCAAACGCTCGCTAGAGATCTCAACAAAAATGGCTTCGTTCTTTTCGGCAAGGGTCGCTGTTTTCGATACACCAGGAACAAGAACTAACTCTCTTCTCAGGCCATCTACATAATCCTGTAGTTGCTTGTCGCTATAACCCTCACCAGTTACCGCATAGAACTGAGCATATACGTCTGCAAAATCATCGTTAACGATAGAAGGCGCCGCGCCTGGAGGAAGAGAGCGCTGGGCATCCTCTATTTTTCTTCTCAGCTTGTCCCAAACCTGTTGCAGTTCAGCTTCGTTATTTGAGAACTCACGCTTAATCTCAACAGTAACCTCAGAGACGCCCTGCTTTGATACTGAGGTAATCTCGTCTACTTCTTGCAGTGACTGAGCAGCGCCCTCGATAACGTCTGTCACCTCATCCGCCACTTCTTGAGCTGTCGCCCCAGGGTATGGGGTTACAATAACTGACTGTCGTATTACAAATTCTGGATCTTCAAATCTGCCTAGCTTCAGATAACTGATGTAACCACCAATCAACATCAGGGCAACCATTACCCAGACACTGGTGCGTTTTGCGATAGTCGTTTGTGCGATATTCATCTTACTGCACCTCTACCAATTCAGGACGCACTTCGATACCTTGCTTAAGATTCTGTGTACCCGACACAACCACGTTCTCACCTTGTTTCAGATTGGCTTCGATTTGTACACGCTCGCCACTAAGACTGCCTGTCACTACCTCGCGCTTTTGCAAAATATTTTGCTCATCCACAACCCATACATATTGATTACCTAGGTTGTCTGGAGTCACTGCGGTCAGCGGAACTTGAATCGCTTTGTTGCCAGGTCGAGTATCGTCGGAAAAGACATGCACATTCATACCTGGTAGCAGTCGACTCTCCTTAGTTGCGTCAACTGCAAATGTAACCGCGTAGGTTCCAGTCACGGGATCTGGCTCTGTTTCATACTTCTTCAATTCAAGGTTAAAGGTTTGATAAGGTGCGATAGTAGACTGCGCCACAATGTTGGCACCGTCTCCGTCACCTGTCATCAAGCTGTCTGGTACGTTGATCACTACTTCTAGGTCATTCAGATCGTGCATAGCAGCAATGATTTCATTGCTTTGCACTAATACATGGTTATCTACAAAAGTACGGCTCACCACACCTGTAAAAGGAGCTTTAAGATTGGTGTCTTCAAGGCGGCGAGTCGCTTCTGCAAACTTGTTTTGCGCCAGATTAAAGCGCAATGTGAACTCTTCAAACTCACTCTTCGACATCATTTTACGTTGCTCAAACATCACCTTGGCACGCTGAAACTCAGAGCGAGCGTTGTTCAGCTCATTCCGTGCAGAAGTAAGCGCAATCTCCGCATCTTTAGCGTCAAGCTTTGCGATCAATTGGCCTTTTTCTACCGAATCACCCTCTTGAACTAACATCTCAATAATGCGACCGCTTGCTCGGAACGAGAGATCAGCGCGACTGGCCGATTGGATAACACCATTAAATGAGAGATCCGCAACCGCTTTATCGGAAACAACTTCAACCAGAACAGGACGAACAACAGGTTCTGATACTGAAGTTTGGATTTCGGATTCACAGCCAGTAAGCAAAAGAGAAACAGCCAATGCCATTGTGGTGATTCGCAGTTTCTGCTTTGCTAAGTTTGAGTTTTTCACAACCATCTCCTAAAGAATTCATTGATTAATTGCGTTGTCATCACGCTATTCGTCCCTTGATGTCTTCCTTCTGCTGCGCAGTTTAAGGATTTGATGCACAAAGACGACGGTTAACAGATATTCATATTTGGAGTGAATAAATTCCCTATGCCTGCCAATTTTGGAGACATACCAGACAAGAGGTTTGGCTAATTACCCTTTTTGGTAATAGAGGATTGAAGTAGATTGACTCGGCGGGAATGCCAAGCGATTTGCTGCTCAAGTAGTCGTGTTTGATGTCGCTTGGGTGCAGTAACAAAGTGATAGAGCGCGACAGAATTAAGCACGATTGAGATCAACCCAACCACAGCAATCAGTGAACTTCCTGAATCTAGGCTCACGAGTATCAAAGCGCTTGTAACGAGTAACAATAGTGCTGAAATCAATATAGAAATTGGACTCAGTAAAAGATTATTCTGAGTTGAGACAGCCTCCAATTCCAACTTTGCATCAGCTAGCCTTTCTAAGTTTCTTGCTAGCTCTGCTGCAAACATATCTCTACTCATGATCAGCTTCCAGGTGTGAGTAGATACATTCGCCATAATCCAATGCTCATGAGGGACTCTTCAGTAGTTCACACAATATGAAATGGGCTTGAGACTCCAACTTGTCTCGCTGTGTGGTTAACGCCAAGATAGTGTGCTCATAATCACCGCCCGCATCAGAGAGCAGTCTTAACCCACGATTAAGGTCTGCTATCTGACTAACGTTTATTTTCAATGCCTTTTTCAAGGTGCAATGCTTGCCCGTGGGCCTAGAAATAAAGCTCATGATTCTCTCATTTTGTTCGGCATCTTAGGGCTATTTATTACTGTCTTCAGACACAAACTGAAGATAACTTGGACAAGAATGATCCGATAGCAGGTCATTACTGGTGCTATAAAAGTTCATTGAAACAAGTACGGAAATGAGTTGTTTTAGATAATGCATAAGCTTCTCCTTCAAAGTAAACACTCTCGGAAGAAACATTAAAGGAAGCACCTGAAATTCACTAAGGGTTACAGATATTCATTTTTGGTTTCGCTGTATACGCGCAAATGAATAACTCTTATTCATACCTATTGACTCTCCTCTGCTACACAATTCGCGCAACAGCTACAAACGAGGTCAATTATGAAGGGTTATATTCCTGCAATTCTTATATTTTCTGCCTACTTAACTTTCTTTTATGTCTTAGTTAGAAGTCTTATTTAGCTTAATTGGTAATTTAAAAATGCAAATTATAGAAATCGATGGCTTTATTTCTTTTACGCTAGCCATTGTATTGTTATTTATCGGTAAGTTCGCCACACAAAGATACAAGGTATTGCAGAAATACAGCATTCCAGAGCCTGTGATTGGTGGTTTTCTGTGCGCCATAGTCGTTGCCCTGCTGTATGCTTTTTTTGACCTTACCCTTGAGTTTGATCTTGGTATTAGAGATACCCTTTTACTCTATTTCTTTGCAGGTATAGGTCTAAGTGCTAACTTTAAGACCCTTATATCGGGCGGCAAACCACTATTGGTTCTTACTGCTCTCGCAGTGACTTACATCGTTCTACAAAACATCGTCGGTGTTAGCATTGCGTCCATACTCGGACTCGAGCCACTACTTGGCTTGATGGCAGGCTCTATCTCTCTGATTGGTGGCGTTGGAACCACCATGGCCTGGTCACCGACTTTTACAGAAATGGGAATGGAGAGTGCCGCTGAGGTTGGCTTAGCCGCAAACACACTCGGCTTGATTTCTGCCTGTTTGGTCGGCGGTCCCATTTCTAACTATCTGATCAAGAAACACCGACTAACCCCAAACTCTGATCATGACCTAGATATAGGTGTTTGCCACAATGAGACTACCAAGCTAGACCATTTCGGATATTTGTATGCTTGGCTAATGCTGAACCTAAGTCTTATCTTTGGCTACTTTATCAATATTGGTTTTGAGACTATTGGCCTGCAACTTCCTATGTTTGTAGCCTGCTTAATTGCCGGTATTTTAATTGGTAATGGAAAATCGTTACTGCTAAAGAAAAATAAAAGCGAAAACGCCAAACTTGGCCATGCACTTATTTCAGACATCTGCTTAGGTATGTTTTTAACCATGGCTTTAATGGGATTACAACTGTGGCAACTGCAAAGCACAATCGCATTTTTGACCCTAGTGATGTTCTTCCAAGTGCTACTTTCGATACTCTTCACCGTCTGGATCGTGTTTAGGTTTATGGGTAGAGACTATGAGGCAGCGGTGATCAGCTCAGGATTCGGTGGCATTACGCTAGGCTCTACCGCAACCGCGATAGTAAACATGACCGCGGTTACCCAGCAGCACGGTGCAGCCCACAAGGCGTTCATTAT
Encoded proteins:
- a CDS encoding MipA/OmpV family protein encodes the protein MKCKYLVSLCMPFAVLANEPIQEENWGVGIGIRSASMPFKTNGNTVNDVVPLLFYQGDNVYLEGASGGIHFYQSDTFSLGFAAGLRFFDIPRYAQNTIQGSQIDVGGRVTWHYSPKLDISLDLMSDNDGRIYSNLTTDYRIDGEGWDVSLYATLRAKSARFNDTYYGLQMEDIGSAIDTQFGVKGRTQIYRNLYAVGHLGATVFDHDTYSSQVIDSHAQFEGYLGFAMFGSSPANSSPQLPDGSYFRLASGVATQSGPTEIIRLKNDTDPDRNQLTSVFYGHPLAGSVFGWPLDFYLTPGYVYHHSSDVQGSFDEYVLAIKAYYTFDWSVRTRLGFAEGISYSTKISHIEAKNMEEKGYQPSKLMNYLDFSLDVNVGDIFSNAKLDNLWVGYSLHHRSGIFTTSSAFGRIKGGSDYNSLYLQWHF
- a CDS encoding efflux RND transporter permease subunit — its product is MNIAQTTIAKRTSVWVMVALMLIGGYISYLKLGRFEDPEFVIRQSVIVTPYPGATAQEVADEVTDVIEGAAQSLQEVDEITSVSKQGVSEVTVEIKREFSNNEAELQQVWDKLRRKIEDAQRSLPPGAAPSIVNDDFADVYAQFYAVTGEGYSDKQLQDYVDGLRRELVLVPGVSKTATLAEKNEAIFVEISSERLAQFGMSAQQVEDVLEKQNVVTVAGALDTDGMRVSVMPAANISSFEQLKALQIALGDNNTVVRLQDIANVTRGFEEPANVLMRYNGMRAVGLGISNVAGGNVVEMGDAVKARIAELESQRPIGIELHEISIQSDSVRDSVSDFINNLIAAVVIVFVVLLLFMGLRTGIVIGFVLVLTVAGTLIVMLIDDIAMQRISLGALIIALGMLVDNAIVVTDGVLTRLQKNPDADKQTVVNDIVNETKWPLLGGTIVGICAFSAIGLSPSNMGEYAGSLFWVILYSMFLSWVLAITVTPLLCHDFLKVKKDQKEKAPSKVSIRYKATLEWVLHNQKKSLGVVIGLFFMGVTMFGHVPPGFMPESQREQFVIDVFMPQGTDIRTTEKVLLEIEQDVQAKQGVTNTTSFIGSGGLRFMLTYSPEAQNTSYGQMLVDVDNFDVIEPIITELQFELSERYEQASINVWKFMLGPGGGKKIEAAFSGPDSTVLRQLSEQAKQIMNETSELMAIQDDWRQQVPVVRPVYASERAQQFGLTTQELNQALEQSLVGKNVGVYREGNDLIPIVVRAPENERTHDRSIENTRVFSATAGGYLQLAQFVERVELDWQDSMLRRINRVPTIMAQADPRSGILTAEALEAVKERIEEMPLPVGYTLEWHGEYKEAKEADEGLKISAPYGFAAMVLAVVFMFNGIRQALVIWCTVPLAVLGVAVGLVVFQTPFEFMATLGFLSLVGMMVKNAIVLVDQAENEIKDGKHAYDAIIEAAMSRARPVILGATTTILGVAPLLVDPFFKSMAVTIMFGLLFATALTLIVIPLNYALFFRVKPKTA
- a CDS encoding efflux RND transporter periplasmic adaptor subunit, coding for MKNSNLAKQKLRITTMALAVSLLLTGCESEIQTSVSEPVVRPVLVEVVSDKAVADLSFNGVIQSASRADLSFRASGRIIEMLVQEGDSVEKGQLIAKLDAKDAEIALTSARNELNNARSEFQRAKVMFEQRKMMSKSEFEEFTLRFNLAQNKFAEATRRLEDTNLKAPFTGVVSRTFVDNHVLVQSNEIIAAMHDLNDLEVVINVPDSLMTGDGDGANIVAQSTIAPYQTFNLELKKYETEPDPVTGTYAVTFAVDATKESRLLPGMNVHVFSDDTRPGNKAIQVPLTAVTPDNLGNQYVWVVDEQNILQKREVVTGSLSGERVQIEANLKQGENVVVSGTQNLKQGIEVRPELVEVQ
- the gltS gene encoding sodium/glutamate symporter; the encoded protein is MQIIEIDGFISFTLAIVLLFIGKFATQRYKVLQKYSIPEPVIGGFLCAIVVALLYAFFDLTLEFDLGIRDTLLLYFFAGIGLSANFKTLISGGKPLLVLTALAVTYIVLQNIVGVSIASILGLEPLLGLMAGSISLIGGVGTTMAWSPTFTEMGMESAAEVGLAANTLGLISACLVGGPISNYLIKKHRLTPNSDHDLDIGVCHNETTKLDHFGYLYAWLMLNLSLIFGYFINIGFETIGLQLPMFVACLIAGILIGNGKSLLLKKNKSENAKLGHALISDICLGMFLTMALMGLQLWQLQSTIAFLTLVMFFQVLLSILFTVWIVFRFMGRDYEAAVISSGFGGITLGSTATAIVNMTAVTQQHGAAHKAFIIVPLVCGFFIDIANALIINTFITF